The Fusibacter sp. A1 DNA segment ACAATAACTCAAAGGGATATCTGCTGATATAGCTTTCCTTACTCGACTTCTTCTCCACCTGGTTGATCAATCTAAAGAGTTCTAGGAATACGACTGAACAGTCCTCTAGACCGTCAATTTCAGGAATCACAGCGGTCTGGGGATAACTCTTACAAAGGGCGAACTGATAGATCGCGCTGATCCACTCGTCCGCTGATATCGCAGTTTGATTGTCAAAGGCTAAAAACAGTTCTACAAGAGACCTTCCAGAGTAATCGCACCGATTGATCATCTTCGAAAGGCCATCAGAGAAGTTCTTTTCTGACAACGCTGCAAACCACATGCAGCCAAGCGCTGAATCGTGGTTAAGCTTTCTTATGTTCGCCACTGCCTCTTTGATTAGTATTGCTGTCATATCAATCACGTCACACCTCCGGATAATACATAATTTATTACACCTTTACCCAAAATAAAAGCTTCTCACCGAAAATTACGATAAGAAGCTAATTAATTACATTTGCGCCGTGCGAGTGATGATCTCATTTTGTAAAAGAGGCGTCAGATGGTTGAAATAATCCGAATAGCCCGCCACTCTCACCACAAGATTTTTATATTCTTTGGGAGATTTCTGAGCATTCAGCAAGTTCTCCCTATCCACCACATTGAACTGGATATGATGCCCGCCTAAACCGAAGTACGTTCTTACGAGCGCTTGAACCGCGTTTTTCCCTTTTATCGACTTGAAAAAATCAGGAGTGTACTTCTGATTCAAAAGTGTTCCGCCAGTGAGCTCATGAGGGATCTTCGACACCGATAGGATCACCGATGTAGGTCCCTTGACGTCCATTCCCTGAACCGGTGATATGCCTTCAGATAAGGGCTCACCACTCAACCTGCCGTCTGAAGAAGCGATCATGACATGACCGAAATACACATGACAGGTCGTCGGAAGCAGGTTGACCCTATAGACAAATCCCATGGGTGATATCACGGAATCCACATTTCTGAAAAAAATATCAAAGGCGTCTTTCACGCACTCATCTGCCCGCATGTCATTGTTTCCAAACTTAGGCGTTTTATTCAGCAGCTCACTTCTCAACTCCTCATGACCCACAAAGTTGTTCTTAAGGGCCGTCTTAAGTCTATCGATTGTCAGCCTTTCATCTCCATAAACCCTATGCTTTATCACAGACAGCATATCGGCAGTGCTTCCGATACCTACCCCTTGAACGTAGCGGGTGCGGTACCTTGGACCATAAGAATGATAGTTCGCTCCCCTTTCGATACAGTCATCTGTGACGATGGACAGGGTCATCGCCGGCATTTTTTCCTCAAACAACTTTTCGATGATATGGTTCCCGTTCAGCTTAATTCTTAAAAAATGCTTCATCTGAACTTCAAATGCCGTTAAGAACTCGTCGTAGGTCGTCATTGCTTCAACAGAAATCCCCGAGAGTCCGTTTCTCTTGTTCAAATAATGGTCGAAGCCGTTAAATAGCGTCATCTCGACAATCTTTGCGATATTGAAGTAGCCTGTCAGAATATACGCTTCTTTTCCAAAAGCGCCCGTTTCAACACAGCCGCTTGTACCACCCTGTATGGCATCCTCTCTAGTTTTTCCCTGCCTCAAAAGCTGTTTGACAACGCCGTCCGCATTAAATAGCGAAGGCTGTCCCCTGCCGTTTTCAATGACTTTTAGAGCGCTATGCAAAAAATCATCCGGCATGTTCTGAGTGACCTGTATGTTGGTAGACGGTTGTAAAAGCGCCATCTCATCGATCACCTTAAGCAGCAACACGCTTACCTCATTCACTCCAGATGAGCCATCCATCTTCAGCCCGCCTAAGGAGATATTCGCAAAATCGGTGTAGGTCCCGCTTTCAAGAAGCGTGATTCCCACCTTGGGCGGTGCCGGCTGATTGTTGAATTTGATCCAAAAACACTGCAAGAGTTCCTCCATGTCCTCTTTGGAAAATCCGTCATTCAAATCCTTTTCATAATATCCGATCAGATGCTGGTCCAGCCGTCCTGGAGAGTACGCATCCCATGTGTTGAGCTCTGTGATGATCGCCAGATGGATAAACCAGTACATCTGAAGTGCTTCATGCGTGTTACGCGGCGGGTGTTTAGGAACCCGTTTGAGCGTTTGAAGAACTCGCCTTAGAGTTTTAAGCTCTTGTGGACTCTGAGTCTTTTCGATTTCGTCTTCAATAAGCTTTTCGTATCGCTGCCCGTAGGCAATGATCGCATCCGCTGTAATCAACATCGCCCGTAACTGTTCGACAATAGAATCGTCTTCCTTTGTTTTGATCGCACGTGTCAGTCGTTCATTGATTTCCTGCTTAAATCCGATCATTCCCTTTTCGATGACCTTTTTATCCGCCACCGTATGGCCAGGAGCGCGCTGCTCCATAAACTCAGTGAATATTCCTCCCTGATAGGCCTCATGCCACTCTTGTGGCAATGATTTTAGAATCATCGACCTCATCGACCGATCTTTCCAAAAAGGTATGATATAGGTTTCGTGCTTGTTGATTTCCTTATCCTCTATCTTAAATGGAATCTTTGCCCGAGAACGGATGTGTTCTAGGTCTTCCACCGTATGGCAGCAAAGTTCAGGATAAGTCGGGACCTCTCCGGGTACCGAGCCCCTCTCTCCTACGATCAGTTCACCTTTTCCATAATAGAGGGCTTTCTTCTCTAAAATATGTTTCAAAACAAGCGCTCTTAAAACCGGCGTGCTGACACTTCCCTCATAGAGTCGATAGGCGTCTGTGACAAGACAAGCCCTTTCCATGCTCATCGATGGTACGACATCGATGCTTTGTTTTCTTAACTCCACCACTCTTTTTCTCATCTTACTCCTCCACAGCGCACTTCATATTATTTGCTAAGCATTTCTTTACGATAGAGTCCAGCACTTGCCTTTGCGGCGTATAAAATGCCTGGTCCTCCATTTTCACAGCGCACTTCTCTCTTTTTTGTGCGCCGTAGCTGTGGTAAGGAACCACCGTCACTTCGGTTACATGGCGACGTTTAAAAAGTTCAATCATCCCCTCAATCGTAGACCAGCTGTCATTGACACCACCGATCAGAGGCCACCGGACGATTACCCGCGCCTTGGAAGCAAGTGAGATATCCAGTCCATCAAGCACATGTTCCAAATCTCCACCTGTCCATTTTTTAAAAGCGTCAGGATCATAGTGTTTGATGTCGAAAAGTACTCCATCCACAATCCCTACAAGCTCCTCAAGCAGGTTTAAATCGCCATAACCGCTGGTATCAAGCCATACGTCTATGTTGCGTTCCTTCAGTCCCTTTACCAGATCGACTAGTTCATATCCCTGATAAAGCGGTTCGCCACCCGATAAGGTCACACCACCGGCTGAGGCCTTGTGAAAGACTTCATCCTCAATCAGCTGATCGATCAGTTCATCTGTTATTAGGTCCCTGCCCACTCTGATGAGAGCTGAGCTGTCGCATGCGTCTGTACATTTAGAGCAGTGCATCAACTCAGTGCACCCAAGCATTTGCTCCTTGGTTTCAAAGCCGCTTGGACACCGGCGAATGCATTTGTCGCAGTCATTGCATAAGTTTTTATGCCACATCAGCTGCAACTGCATCGAGATCGACTCTGGATTGTGACACCAGCTACATTCCAAAGGACACCCCTTAAAGAAGGCAGTCGTTCTTATTCCCGGTCCATCATGCACCGCGAACCGTTTGATATCGAATATTCTTAGCATTGGTCCACCTAAACCCGTTAATTTTTTTATGATAAAGCTCCATGAGTTTCTGTCTTTTTATAATGCAATTACCATGCCATCAATTTCAGCCTGATTGCGCCTCATTCAAATTAAAAAAGTCCCAAAAAAGGGACAAGTCCAGTCTCATTTTTGGGACAGTCCTATTTTTGGGACGCAGCGGTCAACTCATATTTCTTCATCTTATTATGAAGTGTCTGTTTGGGTAGTCCAAGCAAGTCAGCGGCTTTGCTGATATGGCCTCCCGTAGCGGACAAGGCTTCCTGAATGCAGTTTATTTCGAAGCTTGCAACACGTGATTTGAGCTGAAGGTGCCCATATGTTTTTGAAACACCCGCATTGACGGCGGGTTCCTGGTCTTCTTCTATACATTCGAGTAAAACCATCTTATCTACAGCGGTTGTCTCATAGAGGTTATAGATTCTTTCGATCAGTGCTTTGAGCTCTCGTATGTTTCCTTCCCACTGCTTTTCTGTCAAGATCTCGATAGCGCTCTGATCAAAATGCTTCAAAGGCTTATCCATCGATCCTGAGAGTAAAAGGCTAAAATGATCCACCAGTAGTCCGATGTCGCTTATTCGCTCTCTGAGAGCGGGAAGATGGAATCCCACCACGTTTAGCCTGTAGTATAGGTCCGGTCTGAATTCATTCACCCGGATCGCCTTTTTCAGGTCACTGTTAGAGGAAGCGACTACCCTCACATCGACCACCAAATCCACCTCACTGCCGATGGGTCTGACTACACCGTCTTGCAAGACACGCAGCAGCTTGCTCTGTAAATCATAAGGCATCGCATTTATTTCATCCAAGAACAAAGTACCGCCATTTGCCAGTTCAAAAAGGCCACGGGTATTCTTCGCACCTGTAAAACTTCCAATCACCGTTCCAAAGAGGACACTCTCAAGTAGCGTACCTGGAATAGCGGCACAATTTTGTGCCACAAATGGTTTGTTGCTCCTTGCACTGTGGCTATGAAGCGCCTGTGCGACAAGTTCTTTTCCTGTTCCTGTTTCACCTGTGATAAGCACTGTCGACGGGGTCAGGGCAACCGAAGCGATTTTTTCTTTCAACCTGATGATGCTCGGATGTTTGCCCACAATTGCTTCGCAGGTATGGATCGTTCTGGAATCCTTATTTTTTTTCGAGACGATAAATGTCCCCAATTTTTCAATCATCATCCTATAGGGCTTTAAATCCCGATAGATTTCAAAGGCGCCGATCACCATTCCATTTTCAAGGATAGGAAAAGTCGACGAGAGAATCGCCTGTTTTTCGCCTCTGGCGTTCTCATACTCCTGCAAGAAGTCAACGACGGGCTCACCGTATTTAAGTACCCGCATCAGGGTCGATTGATCCTGCTTCAGTTTACCGAACACTTTGAGAAGATGTTTACCGATGACAGACTCGCCGTCAACGCCTGCAATTCCACTTGCCGGTTCGTTGAAGTGGGTGATGATCCCCTCAGAGTCGATCACGATGATTCCTTCCGCCATATGTTCGAGCATGGTGTCAAACAATTTATTGATTTCCATCATCCCACCTATGTCAAGCTCATCTCATCCTCTGTTTTTACAAAAAACGTCGGAAGCGTGAATACATCGTGCAGTCCTGATATGATCGCTGTACGTCCCGCTCTTGAATAGACGCCATAGACCTTTTCGTTGTAGATATAAAGACCGGTGATATTCTTGTACTCTCCGACTTGAAGCTCACCATCGACCATGTCCACATTGCTTGTGATCGCAGGTTTGCAAAAACGTTGAATCAGATAAGGTTTGTCCAGATGCTCTTCAAGAATCTTGCGCCACTCCTCACTTGTATGAGAAGCACCCGCATACACGCCGATTGACGCATAGAAGTCCAGAGGCTTGATTAAGTACTGGTCCTTGTTTTCAACAAACTTATCTATGGAATAACTGATATTCCTAATAGGGTCCGTATATGGCACGTGTCTGTCGATAAAAGCCAGTTCGTCCTTTGTGAAGAACTCTCTGACCGATTCATCGAATAACAGCTCGAAGAAGACTTTCGTATGCACGACCTGCGACCGTATGTTTCCTATCACGACCGTCTTATTGTCAAGGCATGCCTTTTCAAATGCCGGAATCTCGTCTATCCTATCCATCATATCCCTTGTCACCAGTCTTCTATAGACCACATCAAGCTTTACATCCTCAAACATCAGACCGTCATCATAGGTCAAATCCCTGGGATCGGCAATGTATGCCTCAAATCCCGCTTTTTCAAATCTGAGCTTGAACTCTTCAAACTCGATATTGCTGCCCTTATCGATGAAATCGACAATCGCCACAGTCGGCTTACTCAGTTTCCCGGTCGCTTCCGTGTAGATGCTCTGAACCTCTTTCACCCAAGTGTCAAATAGCTCGAAGCTTCGCATTTCGAATGTCTCGCTCATCTCCTCAACGATCTCGCTCTCTCCAAGTATCGAAGCGAGAATCATGTCCTCGTTCATCGCAGAGGTTCCATCGGTGTTCAGTTCGCAAAACATAAAGTCGTCGGGTCCATAGTAAAACACGTCGAATCTGGCCATTGGAACGTAAGACCGATATGCTTCATCCTTTAGGATCAACGCTTCAAGCCTTGAGTCAAAATTGTATTTCTTTCTGATTAAAGGAACGCTTCTATATAGGTCGATCATCTTTCTACAGATTTTCATCATGCTTTCCGTTAGGCGATTGAAGGATGCCAGATCGTGTTCCGTATAAAACTTAGGCATGTAAAGGAAGGGTACCGGTTTACCTTTATAGATGGCCTTAGAACTGGCTACCGCCTGGTTCACTTTCTTGTAATCCTCTGCGTAATGCTCCTTATTGTCCATCACCTTATTGATAAACCACTGATCAAGGGCTTCTCTAGTCATTGAACTTTACCTCCAATTCTTCCAGTAGATTTTCTTTGCTAAGTCCCGCAAGGTATTTCGCGTATCCATGCGGGTGTTGCTCGAACGTTTCTCTGAGCGAGCCAAAATAAGTTAAGTCATGACAAGATTTAGAAACCCTGTCCATCAGATCAAGCATGAAGCTTCTGACGGTCCGCCCTCTAAAGCTAGCGGTATTTCCGTGTACGGCGATATCCGCCTTTAACTGCTGAATCTCATTATAGGTACAGGTCTTGGCCCACTGGCTGTAATAATCGTAAAGATTGCTGCAATAGGTCAGTCCGTAGATCAGCTCCACATAACCCATATTGAGAGGAAAAGGCATCGCATCCGCCATTCTCACCTCTACAAAATTCTTGAGTCTGACATCTGGGAACAGCATGGTCAGAACATGGTTGATCTGATCCTTGTCCATCTCGATCTCATCAAGTAGCGATCCCAAGGTCTTCTCGTGAGTAGCCTTGACATCCGAGCCGTCGAGTACAAGAATCGGAGGACATTTCAAAACCCTATCGGCATAATCCCCAAAAGAAAAGGTTGGCGAAAATGCTTCTTCTAAAACTCCTGATCGGTCGCTATCCGTCTCTTCCCAGATCTGCATTCTCATCGCATGTCCCGGAACCTTTTCCCCTTCAAAATAGGGAGTCGTATCGAAGAAGGCTGTAAAGAATGGAGACAAGGCGGAAAACATCCTGTATTTGTCCATACAGTCCTGCTCCGAGCTAAAGTCGACTCCCACTTGCGTCGAGGCTGTACCTTTCATCATGTTATGCGCATAACGGCCCCTTTTAGTGAAGTATGCGGACATCTCGCCGTATCTTGATTTGGGTATAAAGGGTATGTCGTTGATTTTAGATACCGGATGATAGCCCACACTGATCAGCGCCTGCTCCTCGGTAAGACATGCGTTGATATCCCTTACAAAGGATTTGTAGATGGCTGTCAGCTCCGACACGAACTCATTGGGCATGATACTTAGCTCAATCTGACCGCCTGGCTCAAGTGTTATGATGCCATCACCTTTTCTCATCATCATGATCGCGTCTGTCGCGTCATCTGAGTTCCAACCGTAAGACTTCATTTTGAGTAAAATATCCTTGATTCCGTTCTCTTCATAGTAATTGTAACTTTCAAGCGTGCTTCTTCTTACTATAAAATGCTCGAACTCCGCACCGATTAAATAATTTGATTTGATACCTGATTTAAAAACAGATATGAGTTGCTCTTTAACTTCTTCTCTTTTCGTCATGACTGCTCCCTGATAATATTTAGATAGTCGAAATATCATGATAATCTAAAGGGACAAAACTTGACACTTTGTCCCTAATCATATGAAAATTCTTTCATGTATTATACCCTTAGTTTATCTGAATAATCTATTAAGTGCAAGGTGCATCAAAATTATTATGGTACTTCTGTGAACTTCTATAAAAAAAACTGCTGTAAAACGTTTCGTCTTACAACAGTTTTTTATCACATTTTTTGAAAAACAACCTTTGGCTGACCGCACATAGGACATTTATAGTCTTCAGGCAGATCTTCAAAAGCTACTCCTGGCGGGATCTCATTGATGTAATCTCCGCGCTCAGGTTTATACATATAACCGCAAATCGTGCATTTGTAATTATCCATATGCCCCTCCTTATGACTAATCTTATTAGAAACCCATCTCTTTGTAAAGCCCAATCAGTTCGAGCGGGTTTTCAACAGTCATCAGCGACGACCTTAGTGCGATGTGCTCGAATCCGATTTCTTTGAGCGATTTCGCATTTTCAACCGTAACGCCTCCGAGGGCGACAAGATTCTCATCAAAAACACTCAGAGCTTCTTTCATGGCCTCTTCAGTCAAGGGTGCGCATCCCGGTTTACAGGCCGTTTCGAAGGCAGGCCCTATCAGGGTGAACAAGGTTCCCTTCTCCAAAGCTTTAAGCCCATCAACCGAATGGACGCTGTAGCTGTATTTTGTATGTGATCTTCTCGCTTCTGTCACTCGAGATTCTGGTAAATGCACATAGGTAAGCCCTAAATGCCTTGCCGCCTCCACTTGAGAATGAACGACAATCTTTCTGCATGCGTTGTCTGTGGCTGACATGAACTCAAGCAGCAAAGAAACCATCTCCTCAGCATTAAGGGCTTTTTCTCTAAGAATCAGGTAATCCAGATCGCTGTCAAGCAGTGTGACTACCCTTTCTTTAAATGACTCCCAGGTATCAAAAAGTGAACTGTCTGTAATTCCAATAATCATGTGATCTCCTTGCTAAGTAAAGTCACATCCTCACCAGCCATGATCTTGTTCATATTGCGCATCGAGCACATTTTGCCGCACATGGTACAGCTGTCGTCGTGTTCAGGCATCGATTCATGTCGATATCTAACCGCTTTTTCAGAATCGATGGCGAGCTCGAACATACGCTCCCAATTCAGCGCCTGCCTTGCCTCACTCATCCTATAATCCCAATCTCTCGCACCTTTGATGCCATTTGCGATGTCAGCGGCATGTGCGGCGATTTTAGCCGCGATAATGCCTTCTTTCATGTCGTCAAGATTTGGAAGTCTAAGGTGTTCTGCAGGCGTCACATAGCATAGGAAGTTTGCTCCATGGCTTGCGGCGATAGCACCACCGATTGCGCTTGTGATATGATCATATCCAGGTGCGATGTCAGTTACGATAGGTCCGAGTACATAAAAAGGAGCTCCATGGCAAAGTCTCTTTTGAATCACCATGTTCGCTTCGATTTCGTTAATGGCCATATGCCCCGGACCTTCAACCATCACTTGTACATTACGCTTCCAAGCCCGTTTTGTCAACTCACCAAGCACCATTAATTCTTTGATCTGGCTTGCATCTGTCGAATCGTTGATGCTGCCTGGACGCATCGCATCTCCTAGAGAGAGCGTCATGTCGTAGGCTTCACAGATTTCAAGCAGCCTGTCGTACTGCTCATAAAAAGGATTCTCCGCCTGATTGAGTTCCATCCACGCATAAAGGAGCGAGCCTCCACGTGATACGATATGGTTCAGTCTTGGATTACGTTTGAACGTGTCCATGGTTTCCCTATTTAATCCCGCGTGGATCGTGACAAAATCCACTCCGTTTTCAGCGTGTTTCTCGACCACCTTGAAGAACTCATCCGCCGTGATATCCTTTAGATCCTTATCATAAAACCCTATCGCATCATAGATAGGCACTGTCCCGATCATAGCCGGAGACCTCTCAACAAGCGCTTTTCTAAACTCCTCAGTCTTGCCGTATGAACTCAGATCCATGATCGCCTCGGCACCCATCTCGATCGCCTTGTCCACCTTTTCAAGTTCCTTTTCAAAGCTGTTCTCATCTTTTGAAATTCCGAGATTGACGTTGATCTTAACCTTAAGTCCGTCACCGACACCTTCTGCTACAATCGATTTATGGTTCTTGTTTGCAGGGATGATCACTTGTCCGAGCGCCATCTTCTCTAGCAGCCACGTCATATCCAGATTTTCTTTTTCCGCAACAACTCTCATTTGTTCAGTGACAATACCTTTTCTAGCCGCATCCATTTGCGTTGAATAATTCATGTTATCTCCTTGAGTTCCTTATGTATTTTCATTGAAGCCATACTTTAATTTGTGTAGGCCTCGACCAACTTCCTAATTGTTGCTTCGTTTTCAAGCGCGCTAATCATGGCGCATGCGTCGATGCCGATTTTCTTTAATCTGACCAGTTCCTCAATTCCTATACCGCCGATAGCAACAAGCGCAAGTTCAGTGCGTTTTCTGGCCCATCTGGCATAGGACTCTCCGCTGCATGGCTCGACATCCTTCTTCGATGTCGTCCCGTAGATCGGTCCAAGGGCGATATAATCCGGGGAATGATTCAGTGCCTCTTCAAACTGAACTTCATTATGGGTGGAGATACCGATAATCATATCCTTGCAAAGTCTTCTTAC contains these protein-coding regions:
- a CDS encoding sigma-54-dependent Fis family transcriptional regulator; this encodes MEINKLFDTMLEHMAEGIIVIDSEGIITHFNEPASGIAGVDGESVIGKHLLKVFGKLKQDQSTLMRVLKYGEPVVDFLQEYENARGEKQAILSSTFPILENGMVIGAFEIYRDLKPYRMMIEKLGTFIVSKKNKDSRTIHTCEAIVGKHPSIIRLKEKIASVALTPSTVLITGETGTGKELVAQALHSHSARSNKPFVAQNCAAIPGTLLESVLFGTVIGSFTGAKNTRGLFELANGGTLFLDEINAMPYDLQSKLLRVLQDGVVRPIGSEVDLVVDVRVVASSNSDLKKAIRVNEFRPDLYYRLNVVGFHLPALRERISDIGLLVDHFSLLLSGSMDKPLKHFDQSAIEILTEKQWEGNIRELKALIERIYNLYETTAVDKMVLLECIEEDQEPAVNAGVSKTYGHLQLKSRVASFEINCIQEALSATGGHISKAADLLGLPKQTLHNKMKKYELTAASQK
- the thiC gene encoding phosphomethylpyrimidine synthase ThiC — encoded protein: MNYSTQMDAARKGIVTEQMRVVAEKENLDMTWLLEKMALGQVIIPANKNHKSIVAEGVGDGLKVKINVNLGISKDENSFEKELEKVDKAIEMGAEAIMDLSSYGKTEEFRKALVERSPAMIGTVPIYDAIGFYDKDLKDITADEFFKVVEKHAENGVDFVTIHAGLNRETMDTFKRNPRLNHIVSRGGSLLYAWMELNQAENPFYEQYDRLLEICEAYDMTLSLGDAMRPGSINDSTDASQIKELMVLGELTKRAWKRNVQVMVEGPGHMAINEIEANMVIQKRLCHGAPFYVLGPIVTDIAPGYDHITSAIGGAIAASHGANFLCYVTPAEHLRLPNLDDMKEGIIAAKIAAHAADIANGIKGARDWDYRMSEARQALNWERMFELAIDSEKAVRYRHESMPEHDDSCTMCGKMCSMRNMNKIMAGEDVTLLSKEIT
- a CDS encoding glycyl-radical enzyme activating protein, whose protein sequence is MLRIFDIKRFAVHDGPGIRTTAFFKGCPLECSWCHNPESISMQLQLMWHKNLCNDCDKCIRRCPSGFETKEQMLGCTELMHCSKCTDACDSSALIRVGRDLITDELIDQLIEDEVFHKASAGGVTLSGGEPLYQGYELVDLVKGLKERNIDVWLDTSGYGDLNLLEELVGIVDGVLFDIKHYDPDAFKKWTGGDLEHVLDGLDISLASKARVIVRWPLIGGVNDSWSTIEGMIELFKRRHVTEVTVVPYHSYGAQKREKCAVKMEDQAFYTPQRQVLDSIVKKCLANNMKCAVEE
- a CDS encoding pyruvate formate lyase family protein, producing the protein MRKRVVELRKQSIDVVPSMSMERACLVTDAYRLYEGSVSTPVLRALVLKHILEKKALYYGKGELIVGERGSVPGEVPTYPELCCHTVEDLEHIRSRAKIPFKIEDKEINKHETYIIPFWKDRSMRSMILKSLPQEWHEAYQGGIFTEFMEQRAPGHTVADKKVIEKGMIGFKQEINERLTRAIKTKEDDSIVEQLRAMLITADAIIAYGQRYEKLIEDEIEKTQSPQELKTLRRVLQTLKRVPKHPPRNTHEALQMYWFIHLAIITELNTWDAYSPGRLDQHLIGYYEKDLNDGFSKEDMEELLQCFWIKFNNQPAPPKVGITLLESGTYTDFANISLGGLKMDGSSGVNEVSVLLLKVIDEMALLQPSTNIQVTQNMPDDFLHSALKVIENGRGQPSLFNADGVVKQLLRQGKTREDAIQGGTSGCVETGAFGKEAYILTGYFNIAKIVEMTLFNGFDHYLNKRNGLSGISVEAMTTYDEFLTAFEVQMKHFLRIKLNGNHIIEKLFEEKMPAMTLSIVTDDCIERGANYHSYGPRYRTRYVQGVGIGSTADMLSVIKHRVYGDERLTIDRLKTALKNNFVGHEELRSELLNKTPKFGNNDMRADECVKDAFDIFFRNVDSVISPMGFVYRVNLLPTTCHVYFGHVMIASSDGRLSGEPLSEGISPVQGMDVKGPTSVILSVSKIPHELTGGTLLNQKYTPDFFKSIKGKNAVQALVRTYFGLGGHHIQFNVVDRENLLNAQKSPKEYKNLVVRVAGYSDYFNHLTPLLQNEIITRTAQM
- a CDS encoding glutamate-cysteine ligase family protein, giving the protein MTKREEVKEQLISVFKSGIKSNYLIGAEFEHFIVRRSTLESYNYYEENGIKDILLKMKSYGWNSDDATDAIMMMRKGDGIITLEPGGQIELSIMPNEFVSELTAIYKSFVRDINACLTEEQALISVGYHPVSKINDIPFIPKSRYGEMSAYFTKRGRYAHNMMKGTASTQVGVDFSSEQDCMDKYRMFSALSPFFTAFFDTTPYFEGEKVPGHAMRMQIWEETDSDRSGVLEEAFSPTFSFGDYADRVLKCPPILVLDGSDVKATHEKTLGSLLDEIEMDKDQINHVLTMLFPDVRLKNFVEVRMADAMPFPLNMGYVELIYGLTYCSNLYDYYSQWAKTCTYNEIQQLKADIAVHGNTASFRGRTVRSFMLDLMDRVSKSCHDLTYFGSLRETFEQHPHGYAKYLAGLSKENLLEELEVKFND
- a CDS encoding thiamine phosphate synthase, producing MIIGITDSSLFDTWESFKERVVTLLDSDLDYLILREKALNAEEMVSLLLEFMSATDNACRKIVVHSQVEAARHLGLTYVHLPESRVTEARRSHTKYSYSVHSVDGLKALEKGTLFTLIGPAFETACKPGCAPLTEEAMKEALSVFDENLVALGGVTVENAKSLKEIGFEHIALRSSLMTVENPLELIGLYKEMGF
- a CDS encoding rubredoxin, translated to MDNYKCTICGYMYKPERGDYINEIPPGVAFEDLPEDYKCPMCGQPKVVFQKM